Genomic window (Falco cherrug isolate bFalChe1 chromosome 4, bFalChe1.pri, whole genome shotgun sequence):
CAATTCCCTCAAGTGTTCTCAAGCTGACCAGCAAAAGTATGCATTAGTTTCCTTACCTTGGGCTTTTGCTCCTGTGCATTTCAATCCAACCTGTTTAATAACATGTGATTTCTGTACATGAAACAAGGTGCTGCATGGTGCAAACCCCACACAGCACGAAGTCATTGCTCACTGCTCATTCTGGTGCTCTTTCAAGCcagcaaaggaagagaaggagagaCTCGGGTGTCTGCAGATCCATTGGCCAGGTTTGCAGATTTGTACCCAAAAGAAACTCATCCCCACTGCTCCCAAACCTGCACACGCCTTCTCCTGCCAGCAGAGGAACCCAGCCTCTAGCTTCTGCCATCTGACATGTCACGGTGGCAACACGCAAGAGAAACCAAAGACAGGATCACACAGCGCTGCGGCTTAGAGGCTCCTGTTTTCAGGGAGAAATAACACTAGGGAATGGTTCATTAAAATTGAGCTTTAACCTGCAACAGATAGTCAGAGGAGCTAAAATGTTCGTGGGAAGGAGACATGAAAGGAcgttttgttttactttttagaaaaagatgaaaggGGAGTTCTGCTCCAAGCACTGAGGGCAGAACTGATCCCTTACTTTTATTCCCATCTAGCAGCACCTTCCACTTGCTTAAGTACTCATTCGTTTGCTTTCCTTGTTACACACGCTAAACTGAGCTGAAGGATTAAAAGCCCCTGAGGTCAGGGCTTAATGTACAGTCTCATTCCTCCTGCTTTAACCTAAGACTTAATTTACCAGCATCACTTTGTACCTGGCTCTCTTCTCTCCCACAGCATATAGCACGCTTGCAGAGCACTCAATAGCCAACTCTCccaatttcttcttcttttattaTTCCTTCACTGCAGTTCTGgtctatttattttcataggagctttgatttctgcaagctttatttctgctttgttcttctcTGCTCGAGTGAAATACATTGTACTTgctggggccaggcagcaggTTATTTATCTCACCTCTAGAAGGCTTCCACATCCACAGCCCCCGTCCTTCTagcccacagccagcccagGTTTTGGTCATCTGTTTACCAGAAGCCATACTCCCCACTGAGATCACCTGTaaggctgggaggggaagggcgGCAACGGTGACTATTTGTGTCTGCAGAGGGAAATTTGTCACAAGGTTTCCTAACAAATGTTCTCCAAATGAAAGATGTGAatttcagcacagctgggctTCAACTCCCAGCGGTGCCCAGACACCGGCTCATGCAGGGAGCAGTACCTTGTTGCAAGCAGCATGGGCAAAGCAAGCATTTTATGGCATCCCTTTTGGAGAAGGTTTGTCCAGCAGGGAACAAGTGACCTGAGCAGGTGTGTCCTGCACTTCCACTGcgagccctgccctgctgctgctggatcaCTTCTCCTACCTGTGCCAAGTATGCAACTCTTCCCATTTTCCtcggagaaaaaaaaaaggctttaaagaCTTGACATACAGGGAGCATAGGAAAAACACTGCAATCTAAACAGAAGCAGTGGAGTCTCCTTCATGTCCTAAGCAATGCCTGACAGTATGAGAAGGTTTCAGCATGAGGACCAGGCTGCTTGCCCAAGCCCTGCTTCTCTAGTGAGTTCCAGGCCCAGATggtcagcccagcagcagccgaGCTCCATCTTCTCCTCTGTCGGTGCTGTGGCACAAAGTTGCCAGAGGAGCTGCTCACAGAATGGGAAAGCAAGCATGACAGCAGTGGAGCGCTGAACAGGGCGCACACAGATCCTGCATCAGGATGCGGAGCTGAGTTTTAAAACATTCAAGGCGTGCAGGAACACCATCTGCACAGCCTTTTGCATGAACCCGAATCCCCTTCCTCTACACTCAGAGCTGGACAGACACATAGGCAAGGGCCAGCTGAGGACCTGCTGAAGCTTAGGACTTGTCTGGAGCCTGGGTAGGCTGGTGCAAGAAAGCTTCTGCAAAGAGAAGCCCCCGATTTGGAAAGAGGAATGCATTTGCTGTATGAAAGTTGAATAAATATCAAAAGTCATGATGGTTTTATTGCTGTGCAGTTGAAGTGTGAATTGGTACAGGTGAAGGGCACTGCCAAGAAATTAAAGGCTGAGACTCTTGCATGGCCAGGCTGGGAGAGGGTCCCCACAAGACAAATCACAGCCAGTGAGTTCCTTCAATGCATCTCTCATCTATATCCATCCTCAGGGGAGCATTAATATTTGCTACAACTGCTATTGTTTTATCACCTAGACTTAGCAATTAAACTTCTGGTTGTCATTAGTTACTAACAAACTAACACTACTGTTGGTCCACTGTAGCCTCTGCACACCAGAAGGTTTTACACAGCATCCCATTCACAGTCTTAAAGTACTCGGAAATAGATTTATTTATAGCATCTACAGTGCAACAGAAtattcctcttctctctccttgctACTCGAGACACTGCCTGCACACTACCCACTACACAGGTTCACATTTTCCTACTCCCACGACTGGGACACCAAAGCCGGGTGCCCGAGCGCCGGCAGCAAGGACCACCCCAAGCCTAAAGACAGCAAGTGACTCACGCTGTCAGAAATCCTGTGTGAAAGGTGGGGCAGGGCCCAGCAAAGCAGGGGTGAGCCTGTGCTGTGCCCCAGGACCGCGCtgccacccccccagccccggggctcGGGGCAGCCGGCCAAGCCCCCCTGTACCTCAGGGAGGTCCAGTCAGCAAACCCCCCCAGTTCCTGGTGTAAGGTTTTCTACATGGGATGGGTCgaggaaaatgcagcagagcaaaTACCTTGCGTCGCACTGCTCCGTCTGTCAGGGACGGCactgccaggagcagctgtgcctCCTAAATTCGGCACTGGTTCCCGGCCAAGCGAGCATTGCTCTTCCATCAGACGGAGGTTACTCACGCACACCACCTCCGCCCACAGCCCCCTCAGCAGCAACGGGTTCCTTCAGCTCAGAGTAAGGGCAAAACGACTCACTTTGCAAAGACACCCTTCACAATCCATTTTGAAGCACTCAGCCATTTCAGCAGTGGTGCTACAAAACTTTGTCAGAGAATTCAGCTGTGAGGGAGCAGGTCTGGCCTTAAAGGGGGTGCCCAAAGCTGTGGAGTGTGGAGGGATTTTTGCCTGCAGTGCCTGCCCCTGCTGGGTTTgggctctcccagctgctgctgtggaggcACCGATGCTGGTATGGCAGGCAGGGGGCCAGGCCGCCAACCAAGCACGGGTCCAAAAGCCTTGCCAAAGGGCAGAGACCAGCAGGCCGCTTGTCTCAAGCCACGGTCAGTGTACTCCCACCCCTGACCAGATCTGGGCACATGTTAGCCCCAGCAGCTCACTGCCTCCCCAGTGCGTtataatgctgctgctgtgcctgctgctccgCTCATCCTGCAGGAAGGCAAAGGAACGGAGCCAGGACAGacccctgccagccagagctCCGGGGTCATGGAACTGGTGCCGCTGAAGGGTTTTCCAGCATCCCTtcacacagccaggacagggtCACGGATGGGCACTACTCTCCAGAAGCAACCTGCCCAGATTTAACCTACACTTGTAAACTTGTACAGAGCTTGTCACTTCTCCATAGGTGCTTCCTTTAATTTTGCAACACCCCATGGGTTTGCGTGGTTACTTTCCCACCTCTGCTTCTGCCCTTTCGCTCCCTGCAGCAGTCATGGCAGCTCTAGCCGTGGGTATGTCACACTCCAGGGCATCACTACATCTGCTTTCACTAGAGCACAAATCAAGAAAATTGGTTTCCAGACTGAAGTACCACCCTGACTCCAGAAAAGATACTGAACACACaccaggggcagcaggaggagtTAGAGAAGCCTGGTAGCCCTCAGCCTGTGGTAAGGCTCAGCCAGGCTCTCGCTGGCACAAGTTCTcaggaaaaaattaacatgCCTGAGAGACTTGTGATGCCTCAGCCAAGCAAAAGAGCACAATCCCATTTTTGCACTGTATTATATCAGCTCAAagggctggaaaaaaacattgcagcGTTGAAAGCTCCAGGCACCAAGCCACGTGGGTTTGATAAAGAAGCACTGCACAGGCATTGATGTTTTTGGAAGGCAGCAGCCTTCTGCCATTAAAATAAGTCTCCCCCCATGCCAGCCAAGAACATTACTCTGAAGTGGCCACTTCCACGCTCAGCCATTGTGCAGACACCTCCAGGACACCGATCCTTCCTCCTTAACCAGTCCTACCATCCTCCCCTCTCCACCACTTCCCACTTTTGCTGTGTTATATCAGCACAAAAGGCTGACTGCACTGCCCATGGCACCAAACTTGGgtgttgcccatgggccagcagcagggcttgttggggagcatccctgcctgctccgCTCCAGGCAGATGGGAGCATCCCTGCCAGACTTTGCCAGAGGCAATGTTTCACCTCAACAGTGAAACCCAAAGCAATTCCTACCCAGAGGTACCACACACCTTTGCTATTGCATACGTGACACAGAAGATGGGGAAACAGGGCTCCAGAACAGCTCAGAGACACGCATTTCGTGAACACTTTGCATTAACAGGGCTTAACATGCAGCCACTCCCTCGAGAGGTCTCACCTCCAAACACTGCAGTGTGCAGTGCCAACACACGGGGCTTGCTGGGGCTGTCACAACACCTGCTGTGTCAccctcacagcacagccagtcaTCAAGGGCATCCCCAGTGCTTCAGAGACCTCAGTGCAGCTGTAAGGTAGCCTTTACCAAAGGGACACATGATGGGAGAACAGTTATCCCCACGCTACCTCAAATCAAAGTGTCTATAAACAAGGATTCAATAGAAGCTTTGGGTGGGTggcttgttgggtttttctttttttcacaaaaccattagttttaaagaaatcttcagtTCACAAAAACCAAGAGAGCACTAAAGAAATTGATGAAGATtaccaaaatacagcacaagttaaataaaacttcattaaTATGCTAAATGTCACTGCACCTGGTGTTCATGAAGGTGATATCCCCATCCGTGGGTTGGCATGTTGGTTTTCCTCTACTTTCTCTGTATGAAAAATTGGAATTAAAGGAATCCAAGCTGATACCATGAGCCTCCTTCTAGGCTCCCAGAGGGACCCTGAGGGTTGCTGACCAGCCCAGAACAATATTTGTAGACAATTCCTGTCTCCCCTGAGCCACTTCCCTTTACAGATCCATAAACAACAATTTCCCTCATAAAAAGTTATTTGTCTCAGGCTTTTGAGGACTTTCACCCCAGTTTGGGCATTGTTTCTCCCATGCTGTGAGGGGAAAAATCctacctgcagagctgggctggggggctgcacaCACCCCTCCCACACCCCATgccgcccccgccccagctCGAGGGCCACCACTACCACACACATgccccacacacaccccgcaGAGGTGATACGGCGGGGGCTGTTCCCAGCAAAGCCCCTTTAAGGGACACTTCAGGGCAGCCACGGGAGGCACGGTATTAATTTtagcctggagcactgccaggggcgcagggcagctgctgcgggcagcgggggggccGGTGCCTCCACACCCTGCCCTCCTCCAGCAAAGCCCCAGCTCCCGGCTCTCCCACCACCCGGAGCCAAGCTGGCAGCGGAGCAGCCATGGCAGAGGAACAGACCgagctggaggagaggatcATCATCAAGGACCAGCACATCAAGGAGATCGACCTGGTGAACCGAGACCCAAAGCACATAAACGAGGATGTTGTAAAGGTAGGACTGGctcagtgctgtgtttcaggaGCATCACTACCTCCCTCACACCATCGGTGCATCGGCATTGCCACTCTGTGCTCGGCTTGGCCTCAGCCAGGGCTGTAAGCCCCTGCCCCGGGTGCCTCAAGAGGTGGCATTCCCTCGGGCTGTGGGAGGTGACCGGCTACAAGCCACAGCCCTGCGGCCAGGGGTGTCCGGACGCTGGCTGTGTGGTGTGCATGGCTCCGGTCAATGCAGCATTTCCCATTCCTTGAATGCACTCCCCAACTTCATGGGCTGTAGCCTGAAAATTTATGGAGGTGCCCTTCTTCGTACCAGTAAGCGGGGAGCCAAAAATAAAACCGGGTCAGTCCCATCACTGATTTAAAGGGAACCTTGGTAAAAGCCTGCTAATCCTCAAGACCTGGCAATACAAGCACCAGAATGTTTAGATACGTGTTGTCCTGTCTGGAAGGAGGTGGTTTCTCCCAcatggcagcaggagggtgCAGCAAAACCTCCTCTGTCTATTTTTGCTCATGAGGAGCTCTCAGTCTAGCTGAACAGGGAAACATTTTCCTGAATGCTGACCACTGAAATACGGTCACCATAAGGTTTGTTAGCAATATGACAAGGATAATTTTGGCTCAAAGGAGAACAGGAGGCGATGGGATGGTTTTGTTAGAACTGTATTTGAGAGATCAAAGATGACATGCCAGAAGGGACGGCACGCGCTGAGCCTGCTCACAAAGGCTTTAGCAACAGGCATGACATGGGTGATATGCAAGCCTATGTTTCTGTGTTAAAACACTATTACAGCTAAACCCGTGGCATGGTCATATTAAAAGCCCCCCAGATGAGCCGCAGCAGCCATAGATGGACACCCTTCCAGCACAGTGAGACGTGCCCATGACAGTTGTCAGGCACCTCGGTATCTCGAGCATGTTcccagcagcacatcccacATCTGTGCCACACCATGCCAGCACGGCTCAGCACCCTCAGCCCAGGGCTCGGAAAGGTGCTGGGCCACGGGCAGTGCCACACTGCTATTGGccaccctgccagcacagcaaggaCCAGGGCAGCCTTCAGCCTGCACACCCCCGGTGCCAGGCAGCACTGCGGGGCACACCTACCCGCTCCTCAGCTTGCGGACATCACCAGCCACTGCTGGGGGTAATGCCAGTGCCTTTGGCACCCTAAGCCTTCACACCAGCCCCAttcccccatccctgccttctCCCACTCAGGGATCACCAAAAGCCTGTAAGAGGATTTTCAAGCTCACCCACTTACATGGCCATGCTGCTGCCTCATCAGCTGTGGAAGTTTTCAGAGTGTTTGCTGAAGCTACCTAGCATTCCTCCCCCCTTAAAAATAGCCCAGCTGATaaggctggggaggaggagcagagccagcccgGGACAGGGAGCACAGCTCACCTCACTGCTGCTCCACAGCATCCCAAAGGAAAAGCCAAAGCCTCCCTACTCGCTGGTGGGCAGCAACACAGTCAATCAAGCCCTGGGCATCGAAGCATGCAATACTCTTAAAGCAGAGCAGGTAGAGAGGCATCCAGCAGAGGGGATGCTGGGAAGCAGAGTGTTTTGCAGGCTGAAAGGCTCATGTGGCCATAGATAAACCCATCCTGAGCATTACAATGCAGCAGCCAGAATTTGGGAACACATGACAGCAGTGGCACCAGCCACAGGGGCTTTACAAAGCTTTAAAAGCCTCCTCCCAGGCAAAGCAACCAAGGAACTGAGCTGTACCTGCATTCACTGGTCCCTGAACACGTCAGGGCAGCACCCAGGCTCAGCTCAGGATTCAGCCCCTGCCTCCACCACTCTTCCAGACCCACTTCTGACATGCCATTAGCAGAGGAAGCAGTAAGGCAGACTCTTCTCTTATAGCCTGCTGCTCCCTTCACTAATTGATCCCCTGATTAGCTCATCAAGCAGCTGTGCAGTGGGTGCTGCTCAGCTTCCAGCCCACCTGGGCAGCAGGGcttccctgggagctgctggcaggtgccccaggagcagccagctctgctgttgCCTGGTCCTCTCAGAActccccccagcacctcctcctcaCGCCAGGAAATTAAAGATGATGCAGAATGATTTTCAGAGTGATCAAAGTGCTTTGCAGAGTGATCAAAGTGCTTCCAAAACCAGAATGGATATTGCAATTTAACATAAATGTACAAACAGACAGCTTCCCAAGGAAAGACCATGCTATTTTTCAAGACAAATAGCTTGGCTCACATATTCCCTAGAAATGAGTTACACCACAATGAGATCGCTATGCATAGTTCAGCGGCCTTTGAGAGTATTTGTCATTCAGAGATGTTCCAAACACCTGCACATAACAGCACTGTCCCTGTAAGGGCATCGCTGAGCCAACCTCTCTCcctcttcagaaagaaaacacaaacagaattGAGCACTTTGCCTCCgcacatataaataaataaatcaatcataAATCAAGGGGGTTGTTGGATTTTTATTAGCACAAAACACTTTCTTGCTGAGCAGGCAGCCCACATCCCTGAACGCTAAAAAAAGGTAGGACTGGGCTCTGGTGTCCTCTGGCGTACACAGCGCTGGGCAGCACTCCTGTTCGGagggctcctgcctggctgcagccctaGAAGTGCCATCCCCAGCTCGGGGTCTGCGAGTGGGGGACGTGCCCCAGGacagcccagcctgggctctggcACCACGGGTGAAGCCTGCGCTGCCTGCAGGCTGAGGCCAGGCAGTGCCCCGAGCCCTGCGCCATCCTCATCTGGCCCTTTGCAAGGGCAGGGGCtctcctgctgcaccagggCTTGctcagcaggggcagggggtccggacccccagcacagcccttgccctccccagccccctcatTCGGGCTCTCCTCTCACATTGCAGCAGATCCTTGTCCTTGCACTGGAGCCCTGGTTAATGCCCCCAAACCCCCCTCACCTCCaccttctcccctcccaggTGGATTTTGAGGATGTGATAGCTGAGCCTGTGGGAACATACAGCTTTGACGGCGTCTGGAAAACCAGCTACACCACCTTCACCGTCAGCAAGTACTGGTGCTACCGGCTGCTCTCTGCCATCCTGGGCATCCCCCTGGCAGTTGTCTGGGGCTTCCTCTTTGCCCTCATCTCCTTCTGCCACATCTGGGCAGTGGTGCCCTGCATCAAGAGCTACCTGATAGAGATCCAGTGTGTCAGCCGAATCTACTCCCTCTGCATCCACACCTTCTGTGACCCACTCTTTGAGGCACTTTCCAAGATCTGCAGCAACATCAGAGTTGCTCTCCGAAGGGAGATCTAGGTCCCTACAGCCACTCCAAGCAGCCCTCATGCAACCACCCCTCTGCGCAGGTTCCCCTGGCTCCTGCAGcgtgccctgccctggggcacaGGGACAACCGTGCACAGGGACCTGCGCAGTGTGGTGGGACCCTGTGGCAAAGCTGGCTGGGGGGATGCTCCCTGCAGACCAAGGCATGCTGGGCTGCCCCTTGCTCCATCTCAAAGCCAGCAGCTTTAGGAGAAGCCCATCAAGCTTGGCGAGCATCCCAGGGAGAGCCCTCTGCCCTCCAGGACCCCCAGCATTGTGCCCtgctcccatgggagggacagcagcatctcctggacCACAGCCCTCGGCCATggcctgcagctgcagagcaagaaGCAAGGGTGTGGAGATGCTGCTGGACAACAGACCAAACCCCACCCGCTTCGCTATGTCTCTGGTCTAGCATGACACTGAGATAAATACTTGCATTTGAATTATTACTTGCTGCAAATAATTGTTGTTGTGGAAGCTTCTGTATTAAATCACATTGCACAAAAGTTTTATGGATAGAATagtgaaaacaatttttttccatgtgtgtttgcatttcagCAAAGCTTTGAAATCCAGATCAATTATTGCATGAAATATTGTCTGCCTTCTGGGAGGATGTACTGACTCTGGGCCATCAGCCACTGCAAAACCTTTTGTGGCAGTTTGACACTCACTACTTAATTAGGGGCATCGCTATGCTTTGTGCTCAGGATTCGAGGGGCAGTACAGCACGGGTGGGCAGCTGCCCTGCGCATCGCCCATGGgtgcactgcagctgcagggacagcagctgggcagcaccatAGGGGGCAACAAGAACAAACGGCTTTTGGTAACTTCGCGTGAGCAATCACAAGCTTGGCTTTAAGTAAAGCTTTGGTTTATTTCTCAGGGAGAATATTTACTATGTGCTTGCTCCTCGGTGCTGGGTAAGCTCTAGCCTGCAGCAATGCCTTTATCCTACACAGCGAGGGCTGTCCCTCTGCTCagtgccctgccctgctgagaCAGAGTGGCGGAGGCAGTGGGGGGGCAGGACCACCCCGACCCCTCGGGCTCTGCCCCCAGGGAGGAGACCCGCATCCGAGGCGCTGCCTCgcacccttccccagccaggcCCCCTCCCACAGCATCCCGTGGGGCTCGCCCAGATGTGCGGGGGAGAGCGGAGGAAGGAGCCTCCTCCGGGACACTGCCCGCTTCCAGCCACTCCGGCTCCAGTGAAAACACAA
Coding sequences:
- the CAV3 gene encoding caveolin-3, translating into MAEEQTELEERIIIKDQHIKEIDLVNRDPKHINEDVVKVDFEDVIAEPVGTYSFDGVWKTSYTTFTVSKYWCYRLLSAILGIPLAVVWGFLFALISFCHIWAVVPCIKSYLIEIQCVSRIYSLCIHTFCDPLFEALSKICSNIRVALRREI